The following are encoded together in the Streptomyces sp. NBC_00341 genome:
- the tatC gene encoding twin-arginine translocase subunit TatC — protein sequence MLKSARKQEKDGEGRMPLADHLRELRNRLLIAVLAVIVITSVTAFFYKDLIDFLIRPILKSVGCTDGRKVQENGHPCAEMTVNGLVAPFSIALKVSLMAGVVLSTPVWLYQLWAFLAPGLHKNEKKYALSFVGAGVPLFLVGAALAYKLMPQTAAVLLEFTPDNTTNLLPVDDYLNIVTRMVVVFGLAFELPLLLVLLNFTGVLTAKRLAGWWRGMVMGITIFAAVATPTGDPLTMITLAAPIVLLYFLALGICLVNDRRRRRNNPDAELDDDEASDLDLTPEDIGDMENVSASRPSLPEQADGERDGGRSPRSNGYDDIT from the coding sequence TTGCTCAAGTCTGCCCGCAAGCAGGAGAAGGACGGCGAGGGGCGGATGCCTCTCGCTGATCACCTGCGTGAGTTGCGTAACCGACTGCTGATCGCGGTCCTGGCGGTCATCGTCATCACCTCGGTCACGGCCTTTTTCTACAAGGACCTGATCGACTTCCTGATCCGCCCCATCCTGAAGTCGGTCGGCTGCACCGACGGCAGGAAGGTCCAGGAGAACGGTCACCCGTGCGCCGAGATGACGGTGAACGGTCTGGTCGCTCCGTTCTCCATCGCGCTCAAGGTCTCCCTCATGGCGGGCGTGGTGCTCTCCACTCCCGTCTGGCTCTACCAGCTCTGGGCGTTCCTCGCACCGGGTCTGCACAAGAACGAGAAGAAGTACGCGCTGAGCTTCGTCGGCGCGGGTGTGCCGCTGTTCCTGGTGGGCGCCGCGCTCGCCTACAAGCTGATGCCGCAGACGGCCGCGGTCCTGCTCGAATTCACCCCGGACAACACGACGAACCTGCTGCCCGTCGACGACTACCTCAACATCGTCACGCGCATGGTGGTCGTCTTCGGTCTCGCCTTCGAGCTCCCGCTCCTGCTCGTCCTGCTGAACTTCACTGGGGTGCTCACGGCCAAGCGGCTCGCGGGCTGGTGGCGCGGCATGGTCATGGGCATCACGATCTTCGCCGCGGTCGCCACGCCCACGGGTGACCCGCTGACGATGATCACGCTGGCGGCTCCGATCGTGCTGCTCTACTTCCTGGCACTCGGTATCTGCCTGGTCAACGACCGGCGCAGGCGGCGGAACAACCCCGACGCCGAGCTGGACGACGACGAGGCGTCGGATCTGGACCTCACCCCCGAGGACATCGGTGACATGGAGAATGTCTCGGCGTCGCGGCCCTCCTTGCCCGAACAGGCCGACGGGGAACGGGACGGCGGACGATCGCCCCGGTCGAACGGTTACGACGACATCACCTGA
- the tatA gene encoding Sec-independent protein translocase subunit TatA — MMGNLKPLEIVLIIAVVLLLFGAKKLPDMARSLGKSARILKSEAKAMKKDDEPATPTDAAAADQAAQQPAAARTIQASPGDVTSSRPVSEAKPTTQS, encoded by the coding sequence ATCATGGGCAATCTGAAGCCTCTAGAGATCGTTCTGATCATTGCTGTCGTTCTCCTGTTGTTCGGTGCCAAGAAGCTTCCCGACATGGCCCGTTCGCTCGGCAAGTCGGCCCGCATCCTCAAGAGCGAGGCCAAGGCCATGAAGAAGGACGACGAGCCGGCGACCCCGACGGACGCGGCCGCCGCGGACCAGGCGGCCCAGCAGCCCGCCGCCGCGCGCACCATTCAGGCCTCCCCCGGCGATGTGACGAGCTCCCGCCCCGTGAGTGAAGCGAAGCCCACCACCCAGAGCTGA
- a CDS encoding YafY family protein — protein MATNAIDQTRRMLSLVTYLRERPGAHVQDVARAFGITEDELISDLDVLPMCGTSFRGGDLLDIDTDGDRIWWHNPDDVAEPLRLAADEATALLVAARAVATLPGLRESDRQALLRATAKLEAAAGEVGAASSRLSVTFESEGGVFADVDRAISERRRLWLRYYSPARDELTEREVDPIRLFAVGHTYMEAWCRSSEDRRTFRLDRVAEIRLLDEPAAPPELELRDLSEGLVQPAAEDPEVVVEVGPGGRWVAEYYPHDSAHELPDGGMRITLRTPDPASLRRLALRLGREGRIVSPPELAQSARRAARAALTAYDGPA, from the coding sequence ATGGCCACGAACGCCATCGACCAGACCCGCCGGATGCTCTCGCTGGTGACGTATCTGCGGGAGCGCCCCGGCGCCCACGTCCAGGACGTCGCACGGGCCTTCGGGATCACCGAGGACGAGCTCATCTCGGACCTCGACGTCCTGCCCATGTGCGGGACGAGCTTCCGCGGCGGCGATCTGCTGGACATCGACACCGACGGCGACCGGATCTGGTGGCACAACCCGGACGACGTCGCGGAGCCGCTGCGGCTCGCCGCCGACGAGGCGACGGCCCTGCTGGTCGCCGCCCGCGCCGTCGCGACGCTGCCCGGACTGCGGGAGAGCGACCGGCAGGCGCTGCTGCGCGCCACCGCCAAGCTGGAGGCCGCGGCCGGTGAGGTGGGGGCGGCCAGCTCCCGGCTCTCGGTCACCTTCGAGTCCGAGGGTGGCGTCTTCGCGGATGTGGACCGGGCGATCTCCGAGCGGCGCCGGCTCTGGCTGCGCTACTACTCGCCCGCCCGCGACGAGCTCACCGAGCGCGAGGTGGACCCGATCCGGCTGTTCGCCGTCGGGCACACCTATATGGAGGCCTGGTGCCGCTCCTCCGAGGACCGGCGCACCTTCCGCCTCGACCGGGTCGCCGAGATCCGGCTGCTCGACGAGCCTGCCGCACCGCCCGAGCTGGAACTGCGGGACCTGTCGGAGGGGCTGGTCCAGCCCGCCGCAGAGGATCCGGAGGTCGTGGTGGAGGTGGGCCCCGGCGGGCGCTGGGTCGCGGAGTACTACCCGCACGACAGCGCCCACGAGCTGCCCGACGGCGGCATGCGGATCACCCTGCGGACGCCTGATCCGGCCTCGCTGCGCCGCCTGGCGCTCCGGCTCGGCCGGGAGGGGCGCATCGTCTCACCGCCGGAGCTGGCGCAGAGCGCGCGGCGGGCGGCGCGGGCGGCACTCACCGCCTACGACGGCCCGGCCTGA
- a CDS encoding helix-turn-helix transcriptional regulator: MAIAKAERLMNLALCLLGTRRPLSKRELRGSIEAYLEAGSDDAFNRMFERDKDDLRELGLVIETVENLDGDTGYLARRDSNRLPPITLDAEEAAALGLAAKVWQQARLAGAASGALQKLRAAGMPEAEDAYEVHSALEPRIPVHEAAFEPLMLACRDRRPVTFDYRKANAARPEQRQVEPWTLECWRGHWYLAGWDRGRGAERVFRLSRIAGKVRSRAGAFTAEVPDVVTVRETVESWAGETATRTALIRLRTGSGYPLRARAISVRELGDGWEELEIPYGHGLDAWLVEFGPDVVVRQPADLRADVVDRLRAVAKD, encoded by the coding sequence ATGGCGATTGCCAAGGCCGAGCGGCTGATGAACCTGGCACTGTGTCTGCTGGGGACCCGGCGCCCGCTCAGCAAGCGCGAACTGCGCGGTTCCATCGAGGCCTACCTGGAAGCGGGCTCCGACGACGCCTTCAACCGGATGTTCGAGCGCGACAAGGACGATCTGCGCGAGCTCGGTCTGGTCATCGAGACCGTGGAGAACCTGGACGGCGACACCGGCTACCTCGCCCGTCGCGACAGCAACCGGCTGCCCCCGATCACGCTGGACGCCGAGGAGGCCGCCGCACTGGGGCTGGCCGCCAAGGTCTGGCAGCAGGCCCGGCTGGCCGGTGCGGCCAGCGGCGCCCTGCAGAAGCTGCGCGCCGCGGGCATGCCGGAGGCCGAGGACGCGTACGAGGTGCACAGCGCCCTCGAACCCCGTATCCCGGTGCACGAGGCCGCGTTCGAACCCCTGATGCTGGCCTGCCGGGACCGCCGCCCCGTGACCTTCGACTACCGCAAGGCCAACGCCGCCCGCCCCGAGCAGCGCCAGGTCGAGCCCTGGACGCTGGAGTGCTGGCGCGGGCACTGGTATCTGGCCGGCTGGGACCGCGGCAGGGGCGCCGAGCGGGTGTTCCGGCTCTCCCGGATCGCCGGCAAGGTGCGCTCCCGGGCCGGCGCGTTCACCGCCGAGGTGCCCGACGTCGTCACCGTCCGCGAGACCGTCGAGAGCTGGGCGGGGGAGACGGCGACCCGTACCGCGCTGATCAGGCTGCGGACCGGCTCCGGCTACCCGCTTCGGGCACGGGCCATATCGGTCCGGGAACTCGGAGACGGGTGGGAGGAGTTGGAGATCCCGTACGGACACGGTCTGGACGCCTGGCTCGTCGAGTTCGGTCCGGACGTGGTCGTGCGGCAACCCGCGGATCTGCGGGCCGATGTGGTGGACCGGCTGCGCGCCGTGGCCAAGGACTGA
- a CDS encoding FKBP-type peptidyl-prolyl cis-trans isomerase, with protein MSIEKPEVDFPGGEPPADLEIKDIWEGDGPVAEAGQTVSVHYVGVSFSTGEEFDASWNHGSPLQFRLGGGQVIKGWDQGVQGMKVGGRRQLTIPAHLAYGDRGAGGKIAPGETLIFVCDLVAV; from the coding sequence GTGAGCATCGAGAAGCCCGAGGTCGACTTCCCGGGTGGCGAGCCGCCGGCCGACCTGGAGATCAAGGACATCTGGGAAGGCGACGGCCCGGTGGCCGAGGCCGGCCAGACCGTCTCCGTCCACTACGTGGGCGTGTCCTTCTCCACCGGTGAGGAGTTCGACGCCTCCTGGAACCACGGCTCTCCGCTCCAGTTCCGGCTCGGCGGCGGTCAGGTCATCAAGGGCTGGGACCAGGGCGTGCAGGGCATGAAGGTCGGCGGCCGTCGCCAGCTGACCATCCCCGCGCACCTCGCGTACGGTGACCGCGGCGCCGGCGGCAAGATCGCCCCGGGCGAGACGCTGATCTTCGTCTGCGACCTGGTCGCCGTCTGA
- a CDS encoding FKBP-type peptidyl-prolyl cis-trans isomerase, with product MRRLAGLLVVPLLLLSAACGSDDKGSDSASASASAPSKSGFPAITAGAKFGEKPTLAKGSGTPPKELKTNVVSEGDGAKLKNGDAIQVNYLGQAWDSTKPFDNSYDRKQPFDLTLGAGMVIQGWDKGLVGQKVGSRVELVIPPDLGYGANGQGQDIKPNATLVFVVDVVSGKPVPKSPKGSEVAQDNVDLPKVGTDTDGKAPSVKIPSKSTPPKKLVSNYVLESKGEVVKGTDSVVVNYVGLLWKDGKTFDSTYATGKTQTFPLAQVTLKGLKNGLIGKKIGSRVLLVVPPDQAFGSKAQQSIPANSTLVFAVDILAKM from the coding sequence GTGCGCCGACTTGCCGGCCTTCTAGTCGTCCCCCTGCTGCTGCTGTCAGCCGCCTGCGGTAGCGACGACAAGGGCTCCGACTCCGCTTCCGCCTCCGCGTCCGCCCCCTCCAAGAGCGGATTCCCCGCCATCACCGCGGGCGCGAAGTTCGGCGAGAAGCCCACCCTGGCCAAGGGCTCGGGAACACCGCCCAAGGAGCTCAAGACCAACGTTGTCAGTGAGGGCGACGGCGCGAAGCTCAAGAACGGTGACGCGATCCAGGTCAACTACCTCGGGCAGGCCTGGGACTCCACCAAGCCGTTCGACAACAGTTACGACCGCAAGCAGCCGTTCGACCTGACGCTCGGCGCCGGCATGGTCATCCAGGGCTGGGACAAGGGCCTCGTCGGCCAGAAGGTCGGCAGCAGGGTCGAGTTGGTCATCCCGCCGGATCTCGGTTACGGCGCGAACGGCCAGGGCCAGGACATCAAGCCCAACGCCACACTCGTCTTCGTCGTCGACGTGGTGAGTGGAAAGCCGGTACCGAAGTCCCCGAAGGGCAGCGAGGTCGCCCAGGACAACGTCGACCTGCCGAAGGTGGGCACCGACACGGACGGCAAGGCGCCGAGCGTCAAGATCCCCAGCAAGTCCACCCCGCCCAAGAAGCTGGTCTCCAACTACGTCCTGGAGTCCAAGGGCGAGGTCGTCAAGGGGACCGACAGCGTCGTCGTGAACTACGTGGGGCTGCTGTGGAAGGACGGAAAGACGTTCGACAGCACCTACGCGACGGGCAAGACGCAGACCTTCCCGCTGGCCCAGGTGACCCTCAAGGGGCTCAAGAACGGCCTGATCGGGAAGAAGATCGGCAGCCGCGTGCTGCTCGTCGTCCCGCCGGACCAGGCCTTCGGCAGCAAGGCGCAGCAGTCCATCCCGGCGAACTCGACGCTGGTCTTCGCCGTGGACATCCTGGCGAAGATGTAA